Proteins from a genomic interval of Pseudoalteromonas sp. MEBiC 03607:
- a CDS encoding type 1 glutamine amidotransferase domain-containing protein, with product MSAKKILMVLTSHDELGDTGHKTGFWVEEFAAPYYAFIDAGAEVTLASVKGGQPPIDPNSAAPDAATDATKRFDQDSAAQTLMANTKPLADVKASDYDAVFYPGGHGPLWDLVDNQDSINLIEQFLNSDKPVGAVCHASAVLLNAKNAAGKSVVFDKKVTGFSNSEEDAVQLTNVVPLLVEDELIKQGGQYQKTDDWGELAIEDGLLITGQNPASSELAAKKLLTKLG from the coding sequence ATGTCAGCTAAGAAAATTTTAATGGTACTTACTTCACACGATGAGCTTGGCGATACCGGCCATAAAACGGGCTTTTGGGTTGAAGAATTTGCCGCGCCCTACTACGCCTTTATTGATGCTGGTGCAGAGGTAACTTTAGCCTCTGTTAAAGGTGGCCAACCTCCGATTGATCCAAACAGTGCGGCACCTGATGCTGCAACTGATGCCACAAAACGCTTTGATCAAGACAGCGCAGCACAGACCTTAATGGCTAATACAAAACCTCTGGCTGACGTAAAAGCCAGTGATTACGATGCGGTGTTTTACCCAGGCGGCCATGGTCCGCTGTGGGATTTAGTTGATAACCAAGATTCGATCAATTTAATTGAGCAATTTCTTAATTCAGATAAGCCAGTGGGTGCAGTGTGTCACGCCAGTGCAGTATTACTTAATGCGAAAAATGCAGCTGGTAAATCTGTAGTGTTTGATAAAAAAGTAACTGGCTTTAGTAACTCAGAAGAAGACGCCGTACAACTTACCAATGTAGTGCCATTACTTGTTGAAGATGAGTTAATTAAACAAGGTGGTCAGTATCAAAAAACCGATGATTGGGGCGAGCTTGCGATTGAAGATGGCCTACTAATCACAGGGCAAAACCCAGCAAGTTCAGAGCTTGCTGCGAAAAAACTACTTACCAAATTAGGTTAA
- a CDS encoding rhomboid family intramembrane serine protease: MTEKKAVKLPPISSKRFAILGIMLVCLVLQIINTLPGINLNGLGILPRQMSGLSGVFFAPFLHGGWAHLFSNLVPFAILAWLVCQFSVKRFWLVFAGTALIGGLLVWLFGRSNIHVGLSGVIYGLWGYLISYGIMHRSFKAILISIAVVVLYSGLIWGVFPQRIHISFESHLFGAISGAFIGYIMAKRDKHKNLKL; the protein is encoded by the coding sequence ATGACTGAAAAAAAAGCTGTCAAACTTCCTCCTATCAGTAGTAAGCGATTCGCCATTTTAGGCATTATGCTGGTGTGCTTGGTACTGCAAATAATTAATACCCTACCCGGCATCAATTTGAATGGTTTAGGGATTTTACCAAGGCAAATGTCAGGTCTATCAGGGGTGTTTTTTGCGCCATTTTTACATGGTGGTTGGGCGCACCTTTTTAGTAACCTAGTGCCTTTTGCTATTCTTGCATGGCTAGTTTGCCAATTTAGCGTAAAACGCTTTTGGCTGGTGTTTGCAGGCACAGCGCTTATTGGTGGGTTATTAGTATGGCTATTTGGTCGCAGCAACATTCATGTTGGACTAAGTGGTGTTATATACGGTTTATGGGGCTACTTAATTAGCTACGGCATTATGCACCGCTCATTCAAAGCCATTTTAATCAGTATTGCGGTTGTTGTGTTATACAGCGGCCTAATTTGGGGTGTATTCCCGCAGCGCATCCATATTTCATTCGAAAGCCATTTATTCGGCGCAATTAGCGGCGCATTCATCGGCTATATTATGGCAAAACGTGATAAACATAAGAATCTGAAGCTTTAA
- a CDS encoding endonuclease/exonuclease/phosphatase family protein, translated as MTDYNQLKVATFNLYNYLAPPDAFYDFQRIYSAEQWAKKQRWLADYLKNQQPDIIGFQEVFSINELKQQVNAEGYPYFAVVDEPTVIDDFIYRDPVVAIASRYKIVDVSQVEAEQDDALAMGLSANFNFSRRIIRATLEVPHLGHVDCYVVHFKSKRSMLHHQDDESHSEQQNLVMQLKSQALGRWASSIQRGSEAVLLLVEIIKRRAHSNNPVIVMGDFNNELHDGVLNHLIADHLRFSGHRQNSPSRSEFKLQDSWQLYQRHVVIENNREATHYFGSSSSVFDYILLSREFDAGFQSSFFEVVDYHTYDQHLINPQFAYDDQSTDHGVVMVTMKLRS; from the coding sequence GTGACAGACTATAATCAATTAAAGGTCGCAACATTTAATTTATATAATTATTTAGCGCCACCTGACGCATTTTATGATTTTCAGCGTATTTATAGTGCTGAGCAATGGGCCAAAAAGCAGCGCTGGTTGGCCGATTACCTTAAAAATCAGCAGCCAGACATTATTGGCTTTCAAGAAGTGTTCAGTATCAATGAACTGAAACAACAAGTTAACGCAGAGGGTTACCCCTATTTTGCAGTAGTTGATGAGCCGACTGTCATTGATGACTTTATTTATCGCGATCCAGTTGTCGCGATTGCCTCACGCTATAAAATTGTCGATGTAAGTCAGGTTGAGGCAGAGCAAGATGATGCTTTAGCCATGGGCTTAAGCGCTAATTTCAACTTTAGTCGCCGCATTATTCGCGCGACACTTGAAGTGCCTCACTTAGGGCACGTCGATTGCTATGTGGTGCACTTTAAATCAAAGCGCAGCATGCTCCATCATCAGGATGATGAAAGCCACAGTGAACAGCAAAACTTAGTTATGCAGTTAAAATCACAAGCTCTTGGACGCTGGGCATCCAGCATACAGCGTGGCAGTGAAGCCGTATTGTTACTCGTTGAAATTATTAAACGCAGAGCGCACAGCAATAACCCGGTGATTGTAATGGGGGATTTTAATAATGAGTTACACGATGGCGTGCTTAACCACCTAATAGCTGATCATCTTCGCTTTAGCGGTCATAGGCAAAATAGCCCATCTCGTTCAGAGTTTAAACTACAAGATAGTTGGCAACTGTATCAGCGCCATGTTGTAATCGAAAATAATAGAGAAGCAACCCACTATTTTGGCAGTAGCAGCTCAGTGTTTGATTATATTTTGTTATCCCGTGAGTTTGATGCTGGGTTTCAGAGCAGTTTTTTTGAAGTGGTGGATTATCACACCTACGATCAGCACTTGATCAACCCGCAATTTGCCTATGATGATCAAAGCACCGACCATGGCGTTGTGATGGTGACAATGAAGCTGAGAAGCTAG
- a CDS encoding STAS/SEC14 domain-containing protein, protein MKKHGLAIGLERTGTTFYLTLKVVGKLTHDDYSTLTPLVDNALASVPRVKMRVFVDITELEGWELQAAWDDFKFGLKHNKEFCRIAVLGNKKWQQVASKVGNWFTSGEVKYFEDATIAREWLYEQGHK, encoded by the coding sequence ATGAAAAAGCATGGCTTAGCTATTGGTTTAGAGCGAACAGGCACTACCTTTTACCTTACCTTAAAAGTGGTGGGTAAATTGACTCACGACGATTATTCGACCTTAACGCCACTGGTTGATAATGCACTTGCTTCGGTGCCTCGGGTCAAAATGAGAGTGTTTGTAGATATAACAGAGCTTGAAGGATGGGAATTACAAGCGGCGTGGGATGATTTTAAATTTGGCTTAAAACATAACAAAGAGTTTTGTCGCATTGCGGTACTGGGTAATAAAAAATGGCAACAAGTTGCTAGTAAAGTTGGTAATTGGTTTACCAGTGGCGAAGTTAAGTATTTTGAAGATGCAACAATCGCTCGCGAATGGCTATATGAACAAGGACATAAGTGA
- the yghU gene encoding glutathione-dependent disulfide-bond oxidoreductase, whose translation MSNTDSYTPPKVWQWDAENGGEWAKTNRPVSGATHEQDLPVGKHNLQLYSLATPNGQKVTIMLEELLELGIDEADYDAFLIKIGDGDQFSSGFVSVNPNSKIPALMDHSTTPVTRVFESGAILQYLAEKFDALIPSDHTSKTECRNWLFWQMGSAPYLGGGFGHFYSYAPYKMQYPIDRFTMEVKRQLDVLNRHLSDHDYMAGSEYSIADIAIWPWYGSLVLGYLYDAAEFLDVESYSHVIRWAKQIERRPAVKRGRRVNRTWGDEAEQLAERHSKDDF comes from the coding sequence ATGAGTAATACCGACAGTTATACGCCACCTAAAGTGTGGCAATGGGATGCAGAAAACGGTGGTGAATGGGCTAAGACTAATCGCCCGGTCTCAGGTGCGACCCACGAACAAGACTTGCCCGTTGGTAAACACAACCTTCAACTCTACTCACTTGCAACACCGAATGGTCAAAAAGTCACAATTATGCTCGAAGAGCTATTAGAGCTAGGTATTGATGAAGCCGACTACGATGCATTTTTAATTAAGATCGGCGATGGTGATCAATTCTCTTCTGGGTTTGTTAGTGTAAATCCTAATTCAAAAATTCCAGCCTTAATGGATCACAGTACTACACCTGTTACTCGCGTGTTTGAGTCAGGGGCTATTTTACAGTACTTAGCAGAGAAGTTTGATGCACTGATCCCAAGCGATCATACTAGTAAAACAGAATGTCGCAATTGGTTGTTTTGGCAAATGGGTTCTGCCCCCTACTTAGGCGGTGGTTTTGGCCATTTTTATAGCTATGCACCTTATAAAATGCAGTATCCGATTGACCGCTTCACAATGGAAGTTAAACGTCAGTTAGACGTGTTAAACCGTCACCTAAGTGACCATGATTATATGGCGGGCAGTGAATACTCAATTGCCGACATTGCTATTTGGCCTTGGTATGGCAGCCTAGTGCTTGGCTATTTATATGATGCAGCTGAGTTTTTAGATGTCGAGTCATATAGTCATGTAATACGCTGGGCAAAACAAATCGAACGTCGCCCTGCCGTAAAACGTGGTCGCCGAGTAAACCGCACATGGGGTGATGAAGCTGAACAATTAGCTGAACGCCACTCTAAAGATGATTTTTAA
- a CDS encoding MFS transporter encodes MKKLSKEDIYQRLSNTEDARACKAIDEAACKVVPGNFITLLVSQLFSKFADALLNPKVTLPWLLQSINVPSSFIAWLVPIRESGSMLPQLAIASAIRKLPVRKWVWVIGAIVQALCIVGMLVCALTLQGTNAGFAIIALLIVFSLARGFNSIAAKDVLGKVIPKQQRGGISGLAASFAGFATLTFGLGLWYLQSLGYENGVYIALMLAVLMWVFAALSYSRIKEYKGATEGAENGLLHALKKLKLLYQDKQFAHFIITRALLLCSALSAPFYIVLASEQAFDFSLLATFMALSGLANLVSAPIWGRLSDLSSRRVLVLAAILVTFNGFAVYLVAYLSPSTLNEFWLLPLCYFLLTVAHQGVRLGRKTYLVDMAEGNKRTDYVSVSNTVIGVVLLLLGSVGLLNAYLSTAELILFYSLLGLVGAISAWFLPET; translated from the coding sequence ATGAAAAAACTCAGCAAAGAAGACATATACCAACGCCTTAGTAACACCGAAGATGCCCGTGCCTGCAAAGCAATTGATGAGGCGGCTTGTAAAGTCGTACCCGGCAATTTTATTACCTTATTAGTTAGCCAACTATTTAGTAAGTTTGCCGATGCCTTGTTAAACCCAAAGGTAACCCTGCCTTGGCTGTTACAAAGCATTAATGTGCCGAGCAGTTTTATTGCTTGGCTTGTGCCTATTCGTGAGTCAGGTTCTATGTTGCCACAGCTGGCGATAGCAAGTGCCATTCGTAAGCTGCCCGTCAGAAAGTGGGTGTGGGTAATTGGCGCGATTGTGCAGGCTTTGTGTATTGTGGGCATGTTGGTTTGTGCTTTAACGCTGCAAGGTACAAACGCTGGGTTTGCTATTATTGCTCTTTTGATTGTTTTTAGCCTAGCTCGCGGCTTTAACTCTATTGCTGCAAAAGATGTATTAGGTAAGGTTATTCCTAAACAACAGCGCGGAGGTATAAGTGGTCTTGCTGCCAGCTTTGCCGGATTTGCAACACTCACCTTCGGTCTTGGTTTGTGGTATCTACAAAGTCTTGGTTATGAGAATGGAGTGTATATTGCACTGATGCTAGCAGTGCTTATGTGGGTTTTCGCAGCGCTTAGTTACAGTCGTATTAAAGAATACAAAGGCGCAACAGAAGGCGCTGAAAACGGCTTGCTACATGCTCTTAAAAAACTAAAACTGCTTTACCAAGACAAGCAATTTGCACATTTTATAATTACTCGTGCATTGTTATTGTGCTCGGCCTTGAGCGCCCCTTTTTACATCGTACTTGCCAGTGAGCAAGCTTTCGACTTTTCATTGCTTGCTACGTTTATGGCGCTATCAGGACTAGCAAACTTAGTATCCGCTCCTATTTGGGGTAGGCTCAGTGATTTATCTAGTCGCCGCGTTTTAGTGCTTGCTGCGATACTCGTTACTTTTAATGGCTTTGCTGTTTATTTGGTTGCTTACTTAAGCCCATCCACTCTCAATGAGTTTTGGTTATTACCACTGTGTTATTTTTTACTCACTGTAGCTCATCAAGGAGTACGCCTTGGCCGTAAAACCTACCTTGTTGATATGGCAGAAGGTAACAAGCGTACAGACTATGTCTCTGTTAGTAATACAGTGATCGGGGTTGTCTTACTGTTACTTGGCAGCGTTGGCTTACTAAATGCGTACTTAAGCACCGCCGAGCTTATATTATTTTATAGCCTTTTAGGCTTGGTAGGCGCTATTAGTGCTTGGTTTTTACCAGAAACTTAA
- a CDS encoding S9 family peptidase, translated as MMKYLLLSLFAVLSLMPRAAENTQLPVESFASLRAFSQVKFSPNGSHLSFIRNVNGELVLTVYNRKTEEVNSLIRSDNHTIFFDWYEWANDEVLLIGARRIQRQFGGPKYSTTFMYAYNINDKGKVRPANEADFNRDKRQPQFGDQVISFLPSKKDKILVQGDFDFANAPGVYELDLYTLRKKKVQRSFNKVTDWIIDRQGNVRIALKMDEDEFEYILYDEDRDKRKTLFKYKAFSPDVVSVLGFDKDPNIIYYKALKDGYDALYKMNLTTMKKELVFSDDNSDFDGHIFYSPLTGEVAGFTHSQLDEGIHYWDEDLSNLYNGLRAVLPADKFDIDIIDTSKDQRQYVVLVTGEQIPGTYMLGNRDTNELTVFVSAFPDIDDTVYSGKKKISYKARDGLTIEGYLTLPVGYKKGDKLPTIVFPHGGPMARDYADFDYWTALLAYNGYAVLQPNFRGSSGYGHEFEMAAVQGFGKEMQDDLQDAANWLVGEGIANKDKICIGGASYGGYAALMAVVKHPETFKCAASFAGVTDLERIVSKARYFTNKEIVRKQFGTDGDKLEKVSPVNFAKQINRPVLLVHGSDDNVVPVYHSREMEDELKDEGKDVTYIELEDGDHYLSHQPYRIKTLKAFLEFFDKNLKN; from the coding sequence ATGATGAAGTACTTACTGCTTTCACTATTTGCGGTACTAAGCTTAATGCCCCGTGCTGCTGAAAACACGCAACTCCCTGTAGAATCATTCGCCTCTTTACGGGCTTTTAGCCAAGTAAAATTCTCACCAAATGGTAGTCATCTATCGTTTATTCGAAATGTAAATGGAGAGTTGGTGTTAACGGTTTATAACCGTAAAACAGAAGAAGTCAACTCTCTGATCCGCTCAGATAACCACACTATTTTCTTTGATTGGTATGAGTGGGCGAATGATGAAGTTTTGTTGATAGGTGCACGCCGTATCCAACGTCAATTTGGTGGCCCAAAATATTCAACAACTTTTATGTATGCTTATAACATTAACGATAAAGGCAAAGTTAGACCAGCCAATGAAGCAGACTTTAATCGTGACAAGCGGCAACCGCAATTTGGCGATCAGGTCATCAGTTTTTTACCGAGTAAAAAAGACAAAATCTTAGTGCAAGGTGACTTTGATTTTGCTAATGCGCCAGGTGTGTATGAACTTGATTTATATACACTTCGTAAAAAGAAAGTGCAGCGTTCATTCAACAAAGTTACCGATTGGATTATTGACCGCCAAGGCAATGTACGTATTGCCCTTAAAATGGATGAAGACGAATTTGAATATATTCTATATGACGAAGATAGAGATAAACGTAAAACATTATTCAAATATAAAGCATTTAGCCCTGATGTAGTAAGTGTTTTGGGCTTTGATAAAGACCCTAATATTATTTATTACAAAGCACTTAAAGATGGCTACGATGCGCTTTATAAAATGAACCTAACGACCATGAAAAAAGAGTTAGTGTTTAGCGATGATAACTCTGACTTCGACGGTCATATATTCTATTCACCTTTAACTGGTGAAGTCGCAGGGTTTACTCACTCACAGCTTGATGAGGGGATCCATTACTGGGATGAAGATTTAAGCAACCTTTATAATGGCTTACGCGCTGTACTGCCAGCAGATAAGTTTGATATTGATATTATTGATACCAGCAAAGATCAACGTCAATATGTGGTTTTGGTTACAGGTGAGCAAATCCCCGGCACCTATATGTTAGGTAACCGTGATACGAACGAGTTAACAGTATTTGTATCGGCATTTCCGGATATTGATGACACAGTTTACAGCGGTAAAAAGAAAATCAGTTATAAAGCCCGTGATGGTTTAACTATTGAAGGGTATTTAACCTTACCTGTGGGTTATAAAAAAGGTGATAAATTGCCTACCATTGTGTTCCCACATGGCGGCCCAATGGCTCGAGATTACGCAGACTTTGACTACTGGACTGCGTTGCTTGCCTATAATGGTTATGCAGTGCTACAACCAAACTTTCGTGGTTCAAGTGGTTATGGTCATGAATTTGAAATGGCTGCTGTACAAGGTTTTGGTAAAGAAATGCAAGATGACTTGCAAGATGCCGCGAATTGGCTTGTTGGTGAAGGTATCGCAAATAAAGATAAAATCTGTATTGGTGGAGCAAGTTATGGTGGTTATGCCGCACTAATGGCGGTGGTTAAGCACCCTGAAACATTCAAATGTGCGGCCAGCTTTGCTGGTGTCACAGATCTTGAGCGTATTGTTAGTAAGGCACGATATTTCACCAATAAAGAAATTGTGCGTAAGCAATTTGGTACTGATGGCGATAAATTAGAAAAGGTCTCGCCAGTTAATTTTGCAAAACAAATTAATCGCCCAGTGTTACTCGTTCATGGTTCTGATGATAACGTGGTGCCTGTTTATCATAGCCGAGAAATGGAAGATGAGCTTAAAGACGAAGGCAAAGACGTAACCTATATTGAGCTTGAAGATGGTGACCACTACTTGTCGCATCAGCCGTATCGAATTAAAACATTGAAAGCGTTTTTAGAGTTCTTCGATAAGAATTTGAAAAACTGA
- a CDS encoding NAD(P)H-dependent oxidoreductase produces the protein MKKVLVLNSSLNGEQGNSTKLSQQFVEQLANNQQISVTTRDLSDNAIAHLTQTEMAAWMTDANERNDEQKALAAISDDLIAELNDNELIVIGMPMYNFGIPSTFKAWIDRIARAGITFKYTEQGPVGLVEGKKVVVLAARGGIYQGTDMDTQTKYLKDVLGFVGMTDVHFIYAEGLAMPDAEQSLEAAKNEINTFAAAL, from the coding sequence ATGAAAAAAGTACTTGTGTTAAATTCATCTTTAAATGGTGAACAAGGTAATTCAACCAAGCTTAGCCAACAATTTGTTGAGCAGCTTGCTAACAACCAACAAATTTCAGTAACAACTCGCGATTTAAGCGACAATGCCATTGCTCACTTAACGCAGACAGAAATGGCTGCCTGGATGACTGATGCAAACGAACGCAATGATGAACAAAAAGCACTTGCTGCAATATCTGATGATTTAATCGCTGAACTTAACGACAACGAGTTAATCGTTATTGGTATGCCAATGTATAACTTTGGTATTCCTTCGACATTTAAAGCTTGGATTGATCGTATTGCCCGTGCAGGTATTACCTTTAAGTACACTGAGCAAGGCCCTGTAGGTTTAGTTGAAGGCAAAAAAGTAGTGGTACTTGCAGCGCGTGGTGGTATCTATCAAGGCACCGACATGGATACACAAACTAAATACTTAAAAGATGTACTTGGTTTTGTGGGTATGACTGACGTTCACTTTATTTATGCTGAGGGCCTAGCGATGCCAGACGCAGAGCAAAGTCTAGAAGCAGCGAAAAACGAAATCAACACGTTTGCTGCAGCACTATAA
- a CDS encoding EF-hand domain-containing protein, with amino-acid sequence MKHLSALSVLAISLLATAPACFARDHQGGPPPRPDFTTIDIDGNGVIGFTEFSEQPMPEDMLQTIFNDMDADQNGEVTEDEFNKHKPPKRKENQR; translated from the coding sequence ATGAAGCATTTATCTGCACTTTCTGTTTTAGCTATTTCGTTGTTAGCCACAGCGCCCGCTTGCTTTGCTCGCGACCATCAAGGCGGTCCACCTCCACGACCTGACTTTACGACGATTGACATTGATGGCAATGGGGTGATTGGTTTTACTGAGTTTAGTGAGCAGCCTATGCCAGAAGATATGCTGCAAACCATTTTTAATGACATGGATGCTGATCAAAATGGTGAAGTAACTGAAGACGAGTTCAACAAACATAAACCACCAAAACGTAAGGAAAATCAACGATGA
- a CDS encoding deoxyribodipyrimidine photo-lyase — translation MASSNKQKVNLVWFKRDLRLSDHQPLANAIASDLPCILIYNFEPLLLEDPHYSLRHWRFVAQSLKDINQQLEKYNAEIAIYNQQMITLLETLNDEFEIAGVYSHEEIGLYNTFERDKQVKLWLNNKAIPWHETPLGGVKRARPKQFDWQTHWHEVMNQPLVKPNWQAFKAVLPNNYQAAECFDDFLNHDPQFQYGGPHAARACLKSFIEQRAKGYQSGISSPSKSRDSCSRLSPYLAWGNLSLRQVYQTLRYYLPKQPKSWRRSLHAFESRLHWHCHFMQKFETQCSMEFAPQNTGYQHYPYRDDDHLDEHLNRFEQGQTGIPIIDACMRCLKATGYINFRMRAMLVSFMTHHMNIHWHPVSLILSRYFLDFEPGIHYPQIQMQASVTGTNIIRLYNPIKQSEDKDPDGIFIKTWCPELKELPVEDIHQPWQLPPMEALFNNFKLGEDYPEPMVDIEKAAKQARERLWSFRERDDVKRGTKAVLRKHVISLKRQRHGT, via the coding sequence ATGGCAAGCTCAAATAAGCAAAAAGTGAATCTTGTTTGGTTCAAACGTGACCTAAGACTTTCTGATCATCAACCACTTGCCAATGCGATTGCATCAGACCTGCCCTGCATACTGATTTATAACTTTGAGCCACTGTTGCTCGAAGATCCCCATTACAGCTTAAGGCACTGGCGTTTTGTTGCTCAGTCACTTAAAGACATCAACCAACAACTCGAAAAATACAACGCTGAAATCGCCATTTATAATCAACAGATGATTACATTGCTAGAAACACTCAATGACGAGTTTGAAATTGCTGGAGTTTATAGTCATGAAGAAATTGGGCTTTACAACACTTTCGAGCGAGATAAACAAGTAAAACTCTGGCTAAATAATAAAGCTATTCCATGGCATGAAACGCCATTAGGAGGAGTAAAACGAGCACGACCAAAACAGTTTGATTGGCAAACTCATTGGCACGAGGTGATGAACCAACCTCTCGTAAAACCAAATTGGCAAGCTTTTAAAGCCGTACTACCTAATAATTATCAAGCAGCAGAGTGTTTTGACGATTTTCTAAACCACGATCCTCAGTTTCAATATGGCGGCCCTCATGCAGCAAGAGCCTGTCTTAAAAGCTTTATAGAACAGCGAGCTAAAGGCTACCAAAGCGGTATTTCAAGCCCATCAAAAAGTAGAGATTCATGCTCAAGACTCTCTCCATATTTAGCATGGGGGAATTTAAGCCTAAGACAGGTTTATCAAACATTGAGATACTACCTACCAAAACAACCTAAAAGTTGGCGACGTTCATTGCATGCCTTTGAGTCTCGATTACATTGGCATTGCCATTTTATGCAAAAGTTTGAAACTCAATGCAGCATGGAGTTTGCTCCGCAAAACACAGGCTACCAGCACTACCCTTATCGCGATGATGATCACCTTGATGAGCACCTAAATCGCTTTGAGCAAGGCCAAACAGGCATTCCTATTATTGATGCCTGTATGCGCTGCCTCAAAGCAACTGGTTACATTAATTTTAGAATGCGCGCTATGTTAGTCAGCTTTATGACCCACCATATGAACATTCACTGGCATCCTGTTAGTTTAATTTTATCGCGTTATTTTTTAGATTTTGAACCGGGAATTCATTACCCACAAATCCAAATGCAAGCATCGGTCACAGGAACCAACATCATTCGTTTATATAACCCAATAAAGCAATCTGAAGATAAAGACCCAGATGGCATATTTATTAAAACATGGTGTCCTGAGCTTAAAGAGCTGCCTGTAGAAGATATCCACCAGCCATGGCAACTGCCGCCAATGGAAGCTTTGTTTAATAACTTTAAACTAGGCGAAGACTACCCCGAGCCTATGGTCGATATAGAAAAGGCTGCCAAGCAAGCACGTGAGCGATTATGGTCATTCCGAGAACGTGATGATGTAAAACGCGGCACAAAAGCCGTACTGCGTAAGCATGTGATTAGCCTAAAAAGGCAACGTCATGGCACATAA
- a CDS encoding DUF2256 domain-containing protein — translation MAHKKLNLPSKTCPVCDRPFVWRKKWQRDWQHVKYCSERCKREAKRNIGV, via the coding sequence ATGGCACATAAAAAACTTAATTTACCCAGCAAAACCTGTCCCGTATGTGACAGGCCATTTGTGTGGCGTAAGAAGTGGCAACGAGACTGGCAGCATGTTAAATATTGCTCTGAGCGTTGCAAGCGCGAAGCGAAAAGAAATATTGGCGTTTAA
- a CDS encoding OsmC family protein: MTIKKSAHTSWSGDIKSGKGYISSESGALDKQPFGFNTRFEGKPGTNPEELIAAAHSGCFSMALSLALTEADFVADDITTKATVSLDEVDDGFEVSHIALDVSAKINDISTEKFEQLCEQTKQGCPISKLMNAEISLTTKLN; this comes from the coding sequence ATGACGATTAAAAAATCTGCACATACAAGTTGGTCTGGTGATATTAAATCTGGCAAAGGCTACATTTCTAGTGAAAGCGGTGCACTTGATAAACAGCCATTTGGCTTTAACACCCGCTTTGAAGGCAAACCGGGCACTAACCCCGAAGAACTTATTGCTGCTGCTCATAGTGGTTGTTTTAGTATGGCGCTGTCGCTGGCACTAACCGAAGCAGACTTTGTGGCTGACGACATAACCACCAAAGCAACCGTTAGCCTAGATGAGGTTGACGATGGCTTCGAAGTGAGCCACATTGCACTTGATGTTAGTGCGAAAATAAATGATATTTCGACTGAAAAATTTGAGCAACTTTGCGAGCAAACCAAGCAAGGCTGCCCTATTTCAAAACTCATGAATGCTGAGATATCACTCACCACAAAGCTTAATTAA
- a CDS encoding putative porin, with protein sequence MFKQLAPIALATLAYSSYSTAATEQQVSKQWFNSINYTHVEHDRYSFNGYQLASHYYFEEQQSSGVLDDYGYLDTDSNILVNYSGGDYYNDIGIFGEYFLNNWFAVADIRDVRDLDNYTLGIGYLFADALKVSVNRDVREYGDDYFRLKAQYNLQINDKDYLGFSAETDDELDVWNLSARYFNHLSGSHYITVDVGHQDSVNDSASNAMISYYFGEHYAIGAGLDDSELVLQGKYFINDKYYLTANYTESGSAELYNLKFVAQF encoded by the coding sequence ATGTTTAAACAACTAGCCCCTATTGCACTTGCAACGCTCGCTTATTCAAGCTATTCAACAGCAGCAACAGAGCAACAGGTGAGTAAACAGTGGTTCAATAGTATCAATTACACTCACGTAGAACATGACAGATATAGCTTTAATGGCTACCAATTAGCAAGCCATTATTACTTTGAAGAGCAGCAGAGCTCAGGTGTGCTCGATGATTATGGCTACCTAGATACAGATTCAAACATCCTAGTCAATTACTCAGGAGGAGACTATTACAATGACATTGGTATATTTGGCGAGTATTTTTTAAATAACTGGTTTGCTGTAGCCGATATAAGGGATGTGAGGGATTTAGACAATTACACTCTAGGTATAGGCTACTTATTTGCCGATGCCTTAAAAGTTTCTGTAAATAGGGATGTGCGTGAATATGGTGATGATTATTTCCGCTTGAAAGCGCAGTATAACCTCCAAATCAACGATAAGGATTACCTTGGTTTTAGCGCAGAAACAGATGATGAACTCGACGTTTGGAATCTCTCGGCCAGATACTTTAATCACTTAAGCGGCAGCCATTACATTACCGTTGATGTTGGCCATCAAGACAGCGTTAATGATTCAGCAAGTAATGCCATGATCAGCTATTACTTTGGCGAACACTATGCCATAGGTGCAGGTTTGGATGATTCTGAACTCGTTTTACAAGGTAAGTACTTTATTAATGATAAATATTATTTAACCGCTAATTACACTGAAAGCGGCTCAGCTGAACTCTACAACCTCAAGTTTGTTGCCCAATTCTAA